A genomic region of Candidatus Cloacimonas sp. contains the following coding sequences:
- a CDS encoding riboflavin synthase: MPGNADIWFSKMFTGIIEATEKILNLSPTGKECKFTITKPVIFDDLKIGCSIACDGICLTVIELEPKYFSVEVMRETLQKTAAKNWCLGKVINLERALKLNSRLDGHLVQGHIDNKLRIISRLKIEGTDYLHLELPQKERKMIVPQGSIALNGVSLTIADMRNNYFSVALIGHTLEHTNLGTIKTGETVNVEYDILGKYVISAMLMSSSTNPQG, from the coding sequence ATGCCTGGAAACGCCGATATATGGTTCAGTAAGATGTTTACCGGCATCATTGAAGCAACTGAAAAAATCTTAAATCTCAGTCCTACCGGTAAGGAATGCAAGTTTACCATTACTAAACCTGTTATTTTTGATGACCTGAAGATTGGTTGTAGCATTGCCTGCGATGGAATTTGCCTAACCGTTATTGAGCTGGAACCAAAATATTTTAGTGTAGAAGTTATGCGGGAAACTCTGCAAAAAACTGCTGCTAAAAATTGGTGTTTGGGCAAAGTTATCAATCTGGAAAGAGCGCTAAAACTGAATTCCCGTCTGGATGGACACCTGGTTCAGGGTCATATAGACAACAAATTGCGCATAATTTCGCGCTTAAAAATAGAAGGCACCGATTACTTGCATTTGGAACTTCCCCAAAAGGAAAGAAAGATGATCGTTCCCCAAGGTTCAATTGCTCTTAATGGGGTCAGTTTAACGATAGCTGATATGCGCAATAACTATTTCAGCGTAGCGTTAATTGGTCATACTTTGGAACATACAAATCTCGGAACAATAAAAACTGGCGAGACCGTAAATGTGGAGTATGATATCTTAGGTAAGTATGTTATTTCAGCAATGTTGATGTCCTCGTCAACCAACCCGCAAGGTTGA